In Oscillatoria sp. FACHB-1407, the genomic stretch TTGACACAAGTTTGCACCGTGCAAGTTAGCACTATTGAGGTTTGCCCCCCGCAAGTCGGCTCCGCGCAGATCTACTCCCTGCAAGTTGACTCCGGTTAAATTTGCCCCACTCAGAAAAGCTCCTGCAAAACAGGTGTTGCCAAGGCTGGCTTGCATCAGGTTGGCTCCCCGCAGATTGGCTCCGCGCAGGTCTGCCTCGATCAGGTCAGTCTGCATCAGGTTTGCCCCCAGCAGGTTTGCTCGCAGGTCTGCCCCGATGAGGCGAGCACCGATCAAATTGGCTCCATCCAGGCGAGAACCTGTGAGCTTAGCTCCACTCAAGTTGGCTCCGGTCAGGTTGGCT encodes the following:
- a CDS encoding pentapeptide repeat-containing protein gives rise to the protein MDIEAIRAGKVKQLAGADLEDEDLPNAHLSNVNLAGANLTGANLSGAKLTGSRLDGANLIGARLIGADLRANLLGANLMQTDLIEADLRGANLRGANLMQASLGNTCFAGAFLSGANLTGVNLQGVDLRGADLRGANLNSANLHGANLCQADLQGALLTEANLEEADLRGANLAGANLSRANLLCADLSGATLNGTTLTDACLVGTELANEKEQLKK